The following are from one region of the Plutella xylostella chromosome 21, ilPluXylo3.1, whole genome shotgun sequence genome:
- the LOC105385392 gene encoding myogenesis-regulating glycosidase isoform X4, producing the protein MSSKIMLYKIPEHHQSTGSGFSDGDATADEERVLSDDDRAKTPLRSPRRKSGAPRRMRSEFSMDDDEYSPSNSVTSVNSLASLLREKLQSIPQKIRKKPSDYKLRAFVGLMFLAVCFFVGFAYVLYHQQALTKAYFDNVQFNEPKRLVRIFSRDDTEILKATLATNLEGKHKAFPCLPEHRKTDGSICQEWLQTMRFYLKSLPHDPGVDNTTCYSVHWQALRPDVYPTDCFDWADSKVHWYGGGQSTNLTWPLDTGSIDFTPFVTGDMQKSQWGNVLTRYFINSKGAAVIVDDETPLHIAVNKGKKEICLKAKFDDFAYANKITEFPELKYQICTSKDMKSLHSSIHNHQRAPLWDGLKPADMQTLESLISEPVWQIAPRFKHELQAETISKYTEDVIDLGFLKQGHVLINEFWQNEIGDLSVDRSRFETLNITVDKLHRRGFKVVFTVQPFISTESGNFADCVQKRLLITERNSDRRIPALTRFKTLASAGVLDITNNRSVPWLLEKLNAVIEEYHIDSFFLDLGTAYDMPHYYQCEKRLINPDQYKTHFTKTFEKILNIIGVSSAISLPRPPIFVSLPPFESSWEALRRVIPTMLTYGISGYPFIMPGAVGGDIYWPGSEQFLPSSKGSLDASPLNATNSTQENGVALPEKELYMRWLQMATFLPVMKFTHLPSKYNDERVLEMAKNLTLLRQKLVTPLLLKYKREALEEGLPLIRPLWLVAGGDAALVQDEFALGDEIVVAPVLKPGETTREVYLPAGLWQDGIDGSLRKGNRWMHDYKVPLHRVAYFLRKPDDMRFR; encoded by the exons AACCCCGCTCCGCTCCCCGCGCCGCAAGTCGGGCGCGCCGCGGCGCATGCGCAGCGAGTTCAGCATGGACGACGACGAGTACTCGCCCTCCAACTCCGTCACCTCCGTCAACTCGCTGGCCAGCCTGCTGCGGGAGAAACTACAG AGCATCCCCCAAAAGATCCGCAAGAAGCCCTCAGACTACAAGCTGCGTGCCTTCGTGGGGCTGATGTTCCTCGCCGTCTGCTTCTTCGTGGGGTTCGCCTACGTGTTGTACCACCAGCAGGCGCTGACGAAGGCATACTTCGACAACGTGCAGTTCAACGAGCCTAAACGACTCGTCAGGATCTTTAGTAGAGACGACACGGAGATCTTGAAAGCTACCTtgg CGACAAACCTCGAAGGCAAGCACAAGGCGTTCCCCTGCCTGCCCGAGCACCGCAAGACGGATGGCTCCATCTGCCAGGAGTGGCTGCAGACCATGCGGTTCTACCTGAAGTCTCTGCCGCATGATCCTGGTGTAGATAACACCACGTGCTACTCCGTGCATTGGCAGGCGCTGAGACCTG ATGTGTATCCAACGGATTGTTTCGACTGGGCCGATTCGAAGGTGCACTGGTACGGAGGAGGGCAATCAACCAACCTCACGTGGCCCTTAGACACTGGCTCCATCGACTTCACTCCCTTCGTAACCGGAGACATGCAGAAGTCACAGTGGGGAAATGTCCTAACAAGATATTTCATCAACTCCAAAGGTGCAGCCGTAATTGTCGATGATGAAACCCCATTGCATATTGCAGTGAATAAAGGCAAAAAGGAAATCTGTCTGAAAGCTAAGTTTGACGACTTCGCTTACGCTAACAAGATTACAGAGTTTCCTGAGCTAAAATACCAGATTTGTACGTCTAAAGACATGAAATCACTTCATTCATCCATACACAATCACCAAAGGGCACCGTTGTGGGATGGATTGAAACCAGCTGATATGCAGACGCTTGAGTCTCTGATTTCGGAGCCGGTCTGGCAGATAGCGCCGCGGTTCAAACACGAGCTGCAAGCGGAAACTATATCTAAATACACAGAAGACGTCATAGACTTGGGATTCTTGAAACAAGGCCACGTGCTTATTAACGAGTTTTGGCAAAACGAAATCGGTGATTTGAGTGTGGACAGGAGCCGCTTTGAAACCCTCAACATAACTGTGGATAAACTGCACAGACGAGGGTTCAAAGTCGTGTTTACTGTCCAACCTTTTATTAGTACTGAGAGTGGAAACTTTGCCGACTGCGTTCAAAAACGACTTCTGATAACAGAAAGAAATAGCGATAGAAGAATTCCTGCTCTAACCAGATTCAAAACCTTAGCGAGTGCCGGGGTGCTGGATATAACAAACAACAGAAGCGTTCCTTGGTTGTTAGAGAAACTAAACGCAGTTATTGAGGAATACCACATAGATTCATTCTTTTTAGACTTAGGCACAGCTTACGACATGCCGCACTACTACCAATGTGAGAAACGCTTGATAAATCCAGACCAGTACAAAACTCACTTCACGAAAACTTTCGAGAAAATTCTAAACATCATTGGAGTCTCCTCAGCAATCTCATTACCTAGACCACCGATTTTCGTTTCCCTACCTCCCTTTGAGTCTTCATGGGAAGCTTTACGAAGAGTCATACCAACAATGTTGACCTACGGGATAAGTGGGTATCCTTTTATCATGCCAGGGGCGGTGGGTGGAGACATCTACTGGCCAGGTAGCGAGCAATTCCTGCCTTCATCTAAGGGATCCCTGGACGCGTCTCCGCTGAACGCGACTAATTCTACTCAGGAGAACGGGGTGGCGCTCCCGGAGAAGGAATTATACATGAGATGGCTGCAGATGGCGACGTTCCTGCCGGTGATGAAGTTCACGCACCTGCCGAGCAAGTACAACGACGAGAGGGTGTTGGAGATGGCGAAGAACTTGACGCTGTTGCGACAGAAATTG GTGACCCCTCTCCTCCTCAAATACAAACGCGAGGCCCTCGAAGAAGGTCTTCCTCTGATCCGCCCTCTCTGGCTGGTGGCGGGCGGCGACGCGGCGCTGGTGCAAGATGAGTTCGCGCTGGGTGATGAGATAGTGGTGGCGCCGGTGTTGAAGCCGGGGGAGACTACTAGAGAAG TATACCTGCCAGCAGGACTCTGGCAGGACGGCATCGACGGCTCGCTGCGCAAGGGCAACCGCTGGATGCACGACTACAAGGTGCCGCTGCACCGCGTCGCCTACTTCCTCAGGAAACCCGACGACATGAGGTTCCGGTAG